From the genome of Hymenobacter cellulosilyticus, one region includes:
- a CDS encoding DUF4197 domain-containing protein encodes MALNFSASAQGFDLSKLGKILTDKVGTAPKTGSTTTGSGSVSQNEAAMGLKEALTQGISKGADQASRQDGFYLNRLIRIPFPPDAQRVATSLRAIGLGAQVDKFELSLNRGAEDAAKSAKPIFLSAIKSLTFKDVWGILTGEKDAATNYLKRTTTTQLTSAFKPIIQQSLDKVNATRYYTDLTTRYNMIPLVKPVQTDLNQYATDKAIGGLFTLIAQEEANIRENPVARTTELLRRVFGSKQGSTRPRLPGADLLSSKKARPNQFGRAFLARGCS; translated from the coding sequence ATGGCCCTAAATTTCTCTGCTTCGGCACAAGGCTTCGACTTGTCCAAGCTCGGCAAGATTCTGACCGACAAAGTGGGCACGGCTCCTAAAACCGGCAGCACGACCACCGGCTCGGGCAGCGTAAGCCAGAACGAAGCCGCCATGGGCCTGAAGGAAGCCCTAACCCAGGGTATCAGCAAGGGCGCCGACCAGGCTTCCCGTCAGGACGGCTTTTACCTGAACCGGCTTATCCGCATTCCTTTTCCCCCCGATGCCCAGCGTGTAGCTACGTCGTTGAGGGCCATTGGCCTGGGGGCTCAGGTTGATAAGTTTGAGTTGTCTTTGAACCGCGGCGCCGAAGATGCAGCCAAAAGTGCCAAGCCGATTTTCCTTTCGGCCATCAAGAGCCTCACGTTTAAGGACGTCTGGGGCATCCTAACTGGGGAGAAGGATGCGGCTACCAACTACCTCAAGCGCACCACCACCACCCAGCTGACGTCGGCCTTCAAGCCCATCATCCAACAGTCGCTGGACAAGGTAAACGCCACGCGCTACTACACCGACCTGACCACGCGCTACAACATGATTCCGCTGGTGAAGCCCGTGCAAACGGACCTCAACCAGTACGCCACCGACAAGGCTATTGGCGGGCTGTTTACCCTCATTGCGCAGGAAGAAGCAAACATCCGCGAAAACCCTGTGGCCCGCACCACCGAGCTACTGCGCCGCGTATTTGGCAGCAAGCAGGGTAGTACCCGGCCGCGCCTTCCTGGCGCTGACTTACTAAGCAGCAAAAAAGCCCGCCCGAATCAGTTCGGGCGGGCTTTTTTGGCTAGGGGTTGCAGCTAG
- a CDS encoding competence/damage-inducible protein A yields MPHIPDAEIITIGDELLYGQVIDTNSAFMGQELGKLGIRVRQITSVSDRADEIVQALDAARTRAQVVLITGGLGPTKDDLTKNILTEYFHTELVLNEASLRDVESIFARFNRPMMEVNRQQAYLPASCTPVRNVVGTAPGMWFEDQGVVFVSMPGVPFEMKRMMTDTVLPRLKRHFQTPPIEHIVVQTVGLGESFLAEKIAAWEDALPANMRLAYLPYLGGVRLRLTGSDDGQPDLRGRMEARMPELRALLGDFIFAEGEVPLEAAVGQLLTERGLTLGTAESCTGGYVAHKLTSVAGSSRYFLGSIISYHNDIKVKELGVSTESLAAHGAVSEEVVRQMAEGARQRLGVDVAIATSGIAGPDGGSEEKPVGTFWLAYADEHQTVARKITFNRGRQLNIEYATTSVLNLLRQSLPQR; encoded by the coding sequence ATGCCCCACATTCCAGACGCTGAAATCATCACTATTGGCGACGAGCTCCTCTACGGCCAGGTCATTGATACCAACTCGGCCTTCATGGGCCAGGAGCTGGGCAAGCTCGGCATTCGGGTGCGGCAGATTACCAGCGTCTCCGACCGGGCCGACGAGATTGTGCAGGCCCTGGATGCGGCCCGCACCCGGGCTCAAGTAGTCCTCATCACCGGCGGCCTGGGTCCTACCAAGGATGATTTGACCAAGAACATCCTGACCGAGTACTTCCACACCGAGCTGGTGCTGAACGAGGCTTCCCTGCGCGACGTGGAGTCTATATTTGCCCGCTTCAACCGGCCCATGATGGAGGTAAACCGCCAGCAGGCCTACCTGCCCGCCTCCTGTACGCCGGTTCGCAACGTGGTAGGCACGGCGCCCGGCATGTGGTTCGAAGACCAGGGCGTGGTGTTTGTAAGCATGCCCGGCGTGCCGTTTGAAATGAAGCGCATGATGACCGACACCGTGCTGCCCCGCCTCAAGCGCCACTTCCAGACTCCCCCCATCGAGCACATCGTGGTGCAGACCGTAGGGCTGGGCGAGTCATTTCTGGCCGAAAAAATAGCCGCGTGGGAAGATGCCCTGCCCGCCAACATGCGCCTGGCCTACCTGCCTTACCTAGGTGGCGTACGCCTGCGCCTGACGGGTTCCGACGACGGGCAGCCCGACTTGCGCGGCCGCATGGAAGCCCGTATGCCCGAGCTGCGTGCCCTGCTTGGCGACTTCATTTTTGCCGAGGGCGAGGTGCCCCTCGAAGCTGCCGTCGGGCAGCTGCTCACGGAGCGTGGCCTGACCTTGGGCACGGCTGAGAGCTGCACCGGGGGCTACGTGGCCCACAAGCTTACCAGCGTGGCAGGCAGCTCCCGCTACTTTCTGGGCAGTATTATTTCGTATCATAATGATATCAAAGTCAAGGAGCTGGGTGTAAGCACCGAAAGCCTGGCTGCACATGGGGCCGTAAGTGAGGAAGTGGTGCGGCAGATGGCCGAAGGCGCCCGGCAGCGCCTGGGTGTCGACGTGGCCATTGCCACCAGCGGCATTGCCGGCCCCGACGGCGGCAGCGAGGAAAAGCCCGTGGGCACTTTCTGGCTGGCCTATGCCGACGAGCACCAGACGGTAGCCCGCAAAATTACTTTTAACCGTGGGCGGCAGCTCAACATCGAGTATGCCACTACCAGCGTGCTGAACCTGCTGCGCCAGAGCCTGCCCCAGCGGTAA
- a CDS encoding DUF4197 domain-containing protein: MLRFRILVAALTLSLAGPLVAQAQTKTTAKTTTTKKTTAKTTAKTPAKTPAKTTTTKTTTKATTPVVVTPPAPLTLPEATTGLREALTQSITRATDIAGSTDGFNANTDIRIPFPPEAELVSTTLRGLRMGALVDNFELALNRGAEAAAAQAKPIFLGAVQNLSFADAMALVTTREPDAATLYLHKNTEPQLVAALTPIVQQSLEKTGATKLYKEMVARYNKIPLVTPINADLTAYATQKTSDGLFTLMAEEEGRIRLNAAARGSDVLKRAFGK, encoded by the coding sequence ATGTTGCGTTTTCGCATTCTCGTGGCCGCCCTGACCTTGTCGTTGGCCGGCCCGCTCGTAGCTCAGGCTCAAACCAAGACCACAGCTAAAACCACCACGACCAAAAAAACTACGGCCAAAACTACGGCGAAGACGCCCGCTAAGACTCCGGCTAAAACCACCACAACTAAGACGACCACGAAAGCGACGACGCCGGTGGTGGTAACGCCGCCTGCCCCGCTGACCCTGCCTGAGGCCACCACCGGCCTGCGCGAGGCCCTGACTCAGAGCATTACCCGGGCCACCGACATTGCCGGCTCTACCGACGGCTTCAATGCCAACACCGACATCCGCATTCCGTTTCCGCCCGAGGCCGAGCTGGTGTCTACCACGCTGCGCGGTCTGCGCATGGGGGCCTTGGTCGATAATTTTGAGCTGGCCCTGAACCGCGGTGCCGAAGCCGCTGCTGCCCAGGCTAAGCCTATCTTCCTCGGGGCTGTGCAAAACCTGAGCTTTGCCGACGCCATGGCCCTGGTTACGACCCGGGAGCCCGACGCGGCCACGCTCTACCTGCACAAAAACACCGAGCCGCAGCTGGTTGCCGCTCTGACACCCATCGTGCAACAGTCATTGGAGAAAACCGGCGCCACCAAGCTCTATAAGGAAATGGTGGCCCGCTACAACAAGATTCCGCTGGTGACGCCCATCAACGCCGACCTGACGGCCTACGCCACCCAGAAAACCTCCGACGGCCTGTTTACCCTCATGGCCGAGGAAGAAGGCCGGATTCGCCTCAACGCGGCCGCCCGCGGTTCCGACGTGCTGAAGCGCGCCTTCGGCAAATAA